A window from Triticum aestivum cultivar Chinese Spring chromosome 6D, IWGSC CS RefSeq v2.1, whole genome shotgun sequence encodes these proteins:
- the LOC123144786 gene encoding serine/arginine-rich splicing factor RSZ23 isoform X2, which yields MARVYVGNLDPRATAREIEDEFRVFGVLKSVWVARKPPGFAFIDFDETRDAKDAIRELDGKNGWRVELSTKSGSGRGRERERSGGSDMKCYECGESGHFARECRLRIGSGGLGSGRRRSRSPRHRSRSRSPRYRRSPSYGRRSYSPRDRSPRKRSYSRSPPPPRARSISRSPPPARARSISRSPPPARGRSISRSPPPARARNISRSPPPPRARSISKSPPPARERSYSRSPAQPPQREESPYADNA from the exons ATGGCTCGCGTCTACGTGGGGAATCTGGATCCGCGCGCCACTGCGCGCGAGATCGAGGACGAGTTCCGCGTGTTTGGGGTTCTCAAGAG TGTGTGGGTTGCTAGAAAGCCACCAGGATTTGCTTTCATTGACTTTGATGAGACCAGGGACGCAAAGGATGCAATTCGTGAATTGGATG GCAAGAATGGGTGGAGAGTTGAGCTGTCAACCAAATCTGGTAGTGGCCGTGGCCGAGAACGTGAACGCTCTGGAGGTTCTGATATGAAGTGCTATGAGTGTGGTGAAAGTGGCCACTTTGCACGAGAGTGTCGCCTACGGATTGGTTCTGGGGGCCTGGGTAGCGGAAGACGCCGCAGCCGGAGCCCGAGGCACCGCAGCCGTAGCCGTAGCCCAAGATACCGCAGGAGCCCAAGCTATGGCAGAAG GAGCTACAGCCCACGGGATCGGTCTCCCAGGAAGCGAAGTTACAGCAGATCACCACCGCCTCCCCGGGCGCGGAGTATCAGCAGGTCTCCACCACCTGCCCGTGCGCGAAGCATCAGCAGGTCTCCACCGCCGGCCCGTGGGCGAAGCATCAGCAGGTCACCGCCGCCTGCCCGTGCGCGAAACATCAGCAGGTCACCACCGCCTCCTCGCGCCAGAAGCATCAGTAAGTCACCACCGCCAGCCCGTGAACGGAGCTATAGCAGGTCCCCAGCACAGCCACCCCAGCGTGAGGAGTCCCCTTATGCTGATAACGCGTGA
- the LOC123144786 gene encoding serine/arginine-rich splicing factor RSZ23 isoform X1 yields the protein MSVRRPLPQSTSHPNKREFRKCPCPEASTLRLKTPSLPTLHPPSSARGGSNLNPRAAPLLASEALATRFASPHPPREALPRRSAAAVMARVYVGNLDPRATAREIEDEFRVFGVLKSVWVARKPPGFAFIDFDETRDAKDAIRELDGKNGWRVELSTKSGSGRGRERERSGGSDMKCYECGESGHFARECRLRIGSGGLGSGRRRSRSPRHRSRSRSPRYRRSPSYGRRSYSPRDRSPRKRSYSRSPPPPRARSISRSPPPARARSISRSPPPARGRSISRSPPPARARNISRSPPPPRARSISKSPPPARERSYSRSPAQPPQREESPYADNA from the exons ATGAGCGTCCGTCGTCCTCTTCCCCAATCCACATCCCATCCCAATAAACGAGAATTCCGTAAATGCCCCTGTCCCGAGGCGTCAACCCTTcgcctaaaaacaccttccctccCAACCCTCCATCCCCCCTCTTCCGCCCGCGGCGGCTCAAACTTAAACCCTAGAGCCGCTCCCCTCCTCGCCTCCGAAGCGCTCGCCACCCGATTCGCGAGTCCCCATCCTCCCAGGGAGGCGCTTCCGCGAAG GTCCGCTGCTGCGGTCATGGCTCGCGTCTACGTGGGGAATCTGGATCCGCGCGCCACTGCGCGCGAGATCGAGGACGAGTTCCGCGTGTTTGGGGTTCTCAAGAG TGTGTGGGTTGCTAGAAAGCCACCAGGATTTGCTTTCATTGACTTTGATGAGACCAGGGACGCAAAGGATGCAATTCGTGAATTGGATG GCAAGAATGGGTGGAGAGTTGAGCTGTCAACCAAATCTGGTAGTGGCCGTGGCCGAGAACGTGAACGCTCTGGAGGTTCTGATATGAAGTGCTATGAGTGTGGTGAAAGTGGCCACTTTGCACGAGAGTGTCGCCTACGGATTGGTTCTGGGGGCCTGGGTAGCGGAAGACGCCGCAGCCGGAGCCCGAGGCACCGCAGCCGTAGCCGTAGCCCAAGATACCGCAGGAGCCCAAGCTATGGCAGAAG GAGCTACAGCCCACGGGATCGGTCTCCCAGGAAGCGAAGTTACAGCAGATCACCACCGCCTCCCCGGGCGCGGAGTATCAGCAGGTCTCCACCACCTGCCCGTGCGCGAAGCATCAGCAGGTCTCCACCGCCGGCCCGTGGGCGAAGCATCAGCAGGTCACCGCCGCCTGCCCGTGCGCGAAACATCAGCAGGTCACCACCGCCTCCTCGCGCCAGAAGCATCAGTAAGTCACCACCGCCAGCCCGTGAACGGAGCTATAGCAGGTCCCCAGCACAGCCACCCCAGCGTGAGGAGTCCCCTTATGCTGATAACGCGTGA